The following proteins are co-located in the Thermus thermophilus HB8 genome:
- a CDS encoding long-chain fatty acid--CoA ligase, which yields MRGTLLEHLVRHAKERPEAPALRVKRLGVWQKTSWRGLLDRVLSLAGGLSALGLKEGEVLAILGHNAPEWVEAELAAQVLGALPMGIYADAMPEEVGYFLEFTGARGIVVSDEEQLDKVYPHLHLVDFVLVWEEAGMSRHFRGKVRRFSQAFGDPKVGEEALRRRRPEETALLAPTSGTTGRSKLAMLSHQNLLAGHEAVGKALGFQRGAWVFSYLPLPWIGEQMLTVVQSLVEGSTVHFPEDPTTLKEDLKEVQPDFFLAPPRLWEEMASFIQSRMADADPVKAFFYRAGMGALLEGANREFRGERVGLWLNLKRALFYPLIARPLRARLGLAACRIAVTGGAPLGPEVFTFFRALGLDIRQVYGQSETAAATTAHATGDAPPETVGPPLPGTEVRISEEGEIQVRGPQVFQGYFKQEKATRESFTEDGFFRTGDAGFFDERGHLVILGRVKEVGALADGTRFAPQFLENRLKYSPYIREAVVLGHGRPFVTALVELDPENVQNWARRRGLPFTTYQSLTERLEVQALIAEEIRMVNQTLPEKLRIRRFALLPKELHPDDEEITRTRKVRRQIVEARYAPVIQALYGEGGRVSLSLPIRYLEGEGRLEATLEVQEV from the coding sequence ATGCGGGGAACCCTTTTAGAACACCTCGTGAGGCACGCCAAGGAGCGCCCCGAAGCCCCGGCCCTACGGGTGAAGCGGCTCGGCGTCTGGCAGAAGACCTCCTGGCGGGGGCTTCTGGACCGGGTCCTAAGCCTCGCCGGGGGGCTTTCCGCCCTGGGCCTTAAGGAGGGCGAGGTCCTCGCCATCCTGGGCCACAACGCCCCCGAGTGGGTGGAGGCGGAGCTCGCCGCCCAGGTCCTGGGGGCCCTCCCCATGGGCATCTACGCCGACGCCATGCCCGAGGAGGTGGGCTACTTCCTGGAGTTCACCGGGGCGAGGGGCATCGTGGTCTCCGACGAGGAGCAGCTGGACAAGGTCTACCCCCACCTCCACCTCGTGGACTTCGTCCTCGTGTGGGAGGAGGCGGGGATGAGCCGGCACTTCCGGGGGAAGGTCAGGCGCTTCAGCCAGGCCTTCGGCGACCCCAAGGTGGGGGAGGAGGCCCTAAGGAGGCGGCGCCCGGAGGAGACCGCCCTCCTCGCCCCCACTTCCGGCACCACGGGGCGGAGCAAGCTCGCCATGCTCTCCCACCAAAACCTCCTCGCCGGGCACGAGGCGGTGGGGAAGGCCCTGGGCTTCCAGAGGGGGGCCTGGGTTTTCAGCTACCTCCCCCTTCCCTGGATCGGGGAGCAGATGCTGACCGTGGTGCAGAGCCTGGTGGAGGGCTCCACCGTCCACTTCCCCGAGGACCCCACCACGCTTAAGGAGGACCTCAAGGAGGTCCAGCCCGACTTCTTCCTGGCCCCGCCCAGGCTTTGGGAGGAGATGGCGAGCTTCATCCAAAGCCGGATGGCGGACGCCGACCCCGTCAAGGCCTTCTTCTACCGGGCCGGGATGGGGGCCCTTCTGGAGGGGGCGAACCGGGAGTTCAGGGGGGAAAGGGTGGGGCTCTGGCTCAACCTCAAGCGGGCCCTCTTCTACCCCCTCATCGCCAGGCCCCTGAGGGCGAGGCTCGGGCTTGCCGCCTGCCGCATCGCCGTCACCGGCGGGGCGCCCCTGGGCCCGGAGGTCTTCACCTTCTTCCGCGCCCTGGGGCTGGACATCCGCCAGGTCTACGGCCAATCCGAGACCGCCGCCGCCACCACCGCCCACGCCACCGGGGACGCCCCCCCGGAGACCGTGGGCCCCCCTCTTCCGGGCACGGAGGTGCGCATCAGCGAGGAAGGGGAGATCCAGGTGCGGGGCCCCCAGGTCTTTCAGGGCTACTTCAAGCAGGAAAAGGCCACCCGGGAGAGCTTCACCGAGGACGGCTTCTTCCGCACGGGGGACGCGGGCTTCTTTGACGAGCGGGGGCACCTGGTGATCCTCGGGCGGGTGAAGGAGGTGGGGGCGTTGGCGGACGGCACCCGCTTCGCCCCCCAGTTCCTGGAAAACCGCCTGAAGTACTCCCCCTACATCCGGGAGGCCGTGGTACTCGGCCACGGCAGGCCCTTTGTCACCGCCCTCGTGGAGCTTGACCCGGAAAACGTCCAGAACTGGGCGAGGAGGCGGGGCCTTCCCTTCACCACCTACCAGTCCCTCACCGAGCGCCTCGAGGTCCAGGCCCTGATCGCCGAGGAGATCCGCATGGTGAACCAGACCCTTCCCGAGAAGCTCAGGATCCGGCGCTTCGCCCTTTTGCCCAAGGAGCTCCACCCCGACGACGAGGAGATCACCCGCACTCGGAAGGTGCGCCGCCAGATCGTGGAGGCCCGCTACGCCCCGGTGATCCAGGCCCTCTACGGCGAGGGCGGCCGCGTGAGCCTCTCCCTGCCCATCCGCTACCTCGAGGGGGAGGGCAGGCTGGAGGCCACCCTCGAGGTCCAGGAGGTCTGA
- a CDS encoding branched-chain amino acid ABC transporter permease, with protein sequence MFALSKRLTDAFSLRFARAVRETYREDEAYASTPLGRLALYAFLLLLLLLPLLLGPYPMYVATLVAIGALSALGLHLLVGGAGQISLGHAAFMGVGAYAASHLTGPLAPLGILLGGGIAALLGLLLGLPSLRIKGVYLAIATLAFQFLADYVFKTWEAVTGGIRGRTLPPPEVLGLVLDTPEKLWYLVLLFALPLFFYGKRLLMTRAGRAFRAVRDNDLSARVAGVDLTRTKLLAFALSAFYAGVAGGLLAGLYKAVTPEYFPLSVSIQYLAMVIVGGAGTVLGAVLGAFFVLLIPEVLNSFVGALGPEYAAQLAAWRNVVFGGLILLFLVLEPLGLVGLWGRVRDYFRTWPLPY encoded by the coding sequence ATGTTCGCCCTCTCCAAGCGCCTCACCGACGCCTTTAGCCTGCGCTTCGCCCGGGCGGTGCGGGAGACCTACCGGGAGGACGAGGCCTACGCCAGCACCCCCCTGGGCCGCCTCGCCCTCTACGCCTTTCTCCTCCTGCTCCTCCTCCTCCCCCTCCTCCTCGGCCCCTACCCCATGTACGTGGCCACCCTGGTGGCCATCGGGGCCCTCTCCGCCCTGGGCCTCCACCTCCTGGTGGGGGGCGCGGGGCAGATCTCCTTAGGCCACGCCGCCTTCATGGGGGTGGGGGCCTACGCGGCAAGCCACCTCACGGGCCCCCTCGCCCCCTTGGGGATCCTCCTCGGGGGCGGGATCGCCGCCCTTTTGGGGCTTCTCCTCGGCCTCCCCTCCCTCAGGATCAAGGGGGTGTACCTGGCCATCGCCACCCTGGCCTTCCAGTTCCTGGCGGACTACGTCTTTAAGACCTGGGAGGCGGTCACGGGGGGGATCCGGGGCCGGACCCTTCCTCCCCCCGAGGTCCTGGGCCTCGTCCTGGACACCCCGGAGAAGCTCTGGTACCTGGTCCTCCTCTTCGCCCTCCCCCTCTTCTTCTACGGCAAGCGCCTCCTCATGACCCGCGCCGGGCGGGCCTTCCGGGCGGTGCGGGACAACGACCTCTCCGCCCGGGTGGCCGGGGTGGACCTCACCCGGACCAAGCTCCTCGCCTTCGCCCTCTCCGCCTTCTACGCCGGGGTGGCGGGGGGGCTTCTCGCCGGGCTCTACAAGGCGGTGACCCCGGAGTACTTTCCCCTCTCCGTGAGCATCCAGTACCTGGCCATGGTCATCGTGGGCGGGGCGGGGACGGTCTTGGGAGCGGTCTTGGGGGCCTTCTTCGTCCTCCTCATCCCCGAGGTGCTCAATAGCTTCGTGGGGGCCCTGGGCCCAGAGTACGCCGCCCAGCTCGCCGCCTGGCGCAACGTGGTCTTCGGGGGCCTCATCCTCCTCTTCCTGGTCCTCGAGCCCCTGGGCCTGGTGGGGCTTTGGGGGCGGGTGCGGGACTACTTCCGCACCTGGCCCCTGCCCTACTAG
- a CDS encoding TIGR01440 family protein: MEGIRRAAQRAAEEFLQAFPMAPGSLFVLGGSTSEVLGERVGTRPSLEAAHAVLEGLLPPLLERGVHVAVQACEHLNRALVVERETARAFGLEEVAVFPHPKAGGALATAAFLRFRDPVMVESLKAQAHGGMDIGGVLIGMHLRPVAVPLRLSVRKIGEAVLLAAKTRPKLVGGARAVYTREEMLKKLEEFLPKPP, translated from the coding sequence ATGGAGGGCATCCGGCGCGCGGCGCAGCGGGCCGCGGAAGAGTTTCTTCAGGCCTTCCCCATGGCGCCCGGGAGCCTCTTCGTCCTCGGGGGCTCCACCAGCGAGGTCCTGGGGGAGAGGGTGGGGACGAGGCCGAGCCTCGAGGCCGCCCACGCCGTCCTGGAAGGCCTCCTCCCGCCCCTCCTGGAAAGGGGGGTCCACGTGGCCGTCCAGGCCTGCGAGCACCTGAACCGGGCCCTGGTGGTGGAGCGGGAGACCGCCCGGGCCTTTGGCCTGGAGGAGGTCGCCGTCTTCCCCCACCCCAAGGCGGGGGGGGCCTTGGCCACGGCGGCCTTCCTGCGCTTCCGGGACCCGGTGATGGTGGAGTCCCTCAAGGCCCAGGCCCACGGGGGGATGGACATCGGGGGCGTCCTCATCGGCATGCACCTCCGCCCCGTGGCCGTGCCCCTGAGGCTTTCCGTGCGGAAGATCGGCGAGGCGGTGCTCCTCGCCGCCAAGACGAGGCCCAAGCTCGTGGGCGGGGCCCGGGCGGTCTACACGCGGGAGGAGATGCTCAAGAAGCTGGAAGAATTTCTTCCAAAACCTCCCTGA
- a CDS encoding pyridoxal-phosphate-dependent aminotransferase family protein → MDWLLTPGPVRLHPKALEALARPQLHHRTEAAREVFLKARGLLREAFRTEGEVLILTGSGTLAMEALVKNLFAPGERVLVPVYGKFSERFYEIALEAGLVVERLDYPYGDTPRPEDVAKEGYAGLLLVHSETSTGALADLPALARAFKEKNPEGLVGADMVTSLLVGEVALEAMGVDAAASGSQKGLMCPPGLGFVALSPRALERLKPRGYYLDLARELKAQKEGESAWTPAINLVLAVAAVLEEVLPRLEEHLALKAWQNALLYGVGEEGGLRPVPKRFSPAVAAFYLPEGVPYARVKEAFAQRGAVIAGGQGPLKGKVFRLSLMGAYDRYEALGVAGMFREVLEEILPAS, encoded by the coding sequence ATGGACTGGCTCCTCACCCCAGGACCCGTGCGCCTGCACCCCAAGGCCTTGGAGGCCCTGGCCCGGCCCCAGCTCCACCACCGCACCGAGGCCGCCCGGGAGGTCTTCCTGAAGGCGAGGGGGCTTTTGAGGGAGGCCTTCCGCACCGAGGGGGAGGTCTTGATCCTTACGGGAAGCGGCACCCTGGCCATGGAGGCCTTGGTGAAGAACCTCTTCGCCCCCGGGGAAAGGGTCTTGGTGCCGGTCTACGGCAAGTTCTCCGAGCGCTTCTACGAGATCGCCTTGGAGGCGGGGCTGGTTGTGGAGCGCCTGGACTACCCCTACGGGGACACCCCCCGCCCCGAGGACGTGGCCAAGGAGGGGTACGCGGGGCTGCTTCTGGTCCACTCGGAGACCTCCACCGGGGCCCTCGCCGACCTTCCCGCCTTGGCCCGGGCCTTCAAGGAGAAGAACCCCGAGGGCCTCGTGGGGGCGGACATGGTGACGAGCCTCCTGGTGGGGGAGGTGGCCCTCGAGGCCATGGGCGTGGACGCCGCGGCCTCGGGGAGCCAGAAGGGCCTCATGTGCCCCCCGGGCCTCGGCTTCGTGGCCCTCTCCCCCAGGGCCCTGGAGCGCCTGAAGCCCAGGGGCTACTACCTGGACCTCGCCCGGGAGCTCAAGGCCCAAAAGGAGGGGGAGAGCGCCTGGACCCCGGCCATCAACCTGGTGTTGGCGGTGGCGGCCGTCCTCGAGGAGGTCCTTCCCCGCCTGGAGGAGCACCTCGCCCTCAAGGCCTGGCAGAACGCCCTCCTCTACGGGGTGGGGGAGGAGGGGGGCCTTAGACCCGTCCCCAAGCGGTTTAGCCCCGCCGTGGCCGCCTTCTACCTGCCGGAAGGGGTGCCCTACGCCCGGGTGAAGGAGGCCTTCGCCCAAAGGGGGGCCGTCATCGCCGGGGGGCAGGGGCCCTTGAAGGGCAAGGTCTTCCGCCTCTCCCTCATGGGCGCCTACGACCGCTACGAGGCCCTGGGGGTGGCCGGCATGTTCAGGGAGGTTTTGGAAGAAATTCTTCCAGCTTCTTGA